Proteins encoded within one genomic window of Ptiloglossa arizonensis isolate GNS036 chromosome 3, iyPtiAriz1_principal, whole genome shotgun sequence:
- the Tango14 gene encoding transport and golgi organization 14 → MFTVFRTLLILTHFFCNLFTAVRNCCMILHRKCIEIWYGENLRTEVEWLVCAASRMKKLPRHIIVVFGAKEDTILDCVRIIGWCITLGIPYISFFDISGFLVRNESFLKYEIAKKRPDILEHISWSKRNIAFAQNGVTGSKPKTRISLLSASDGKEEIAVLTKKLAEAVITGTIKSEEINTDLLNEKLNSRGIPDPDLGLIYGRYCSTYGVLPWQTRMTEFFTLPLYVSLSAKDFIHLLEEYSKCEQRQGK, encoded by the exons ATGTTCACGGTATTTCGTACGTTATTGATACTTACGCATTTTTTCTGCAACTTATTTACCGCGGTTCGTAACTGCTGTATGATCCTTCATCGTAAGTGCATCGAGATTTGGTATGGTGAGAATTTAAGGACAGAAGTCGAATGGCTGGTGTGTGCCGCGAGCAGAATGAAAAAGCTACCAAGGCATATAATTGTTGTTTTCGGCGCGAAGGAGGACACTATATTAGACTGCGTGCGAATAATCGGTTGGTGTATCACGCTCGGTATACCGTACATCAGTTTCTTTGACATCAGTG gTTTTTTAGTCAGAAACGAAagttttttaaaatatgaaattgcAAAGAAAAGACCTGATATTTTGGAGCATATCAGTTGGAGCAAACGGAACATTGCTTTTGCACAAAATGGAGTAACCG GATCAAAGCCAAAAACGCGGATATCTTTGTTGTCCGCTTCAGATGGAAAGGAAGAAATAGCAGTGCTAACGAAAAAGTTAGCTGAAGCCGTTATTACGGGAACAATTAAGTCAGAAGAGATAAATACCGATTTacttaatgaaaaattaaattctcggGGAATACCTGATCCTGACTTAGGGTTAATATACGGCCGCTATTGTTCTACGTACGGTGTTCTGCCATGGCAAACAAGAATGACGGAATTTTT CACATTACCTCTATATGTTAGCTTATCAGCAAAGGATTTCATACATCTGCTGGAGGAGTACAGTAAATGCGAGCAACGACAGGGAAAATAA